One Pyxicephalus adspersus chromosome 3, UCB_Pads_2.0, whole genome shotgun sequence genomic window carries:
- the LOC140327579 gene encoding probable N-acetyltransferase CML1, producing the protein MSDYNIRLYKDSDYDTVRDIFARGITEHWPMALYHTLSLPRVWLLILVVFLLALVTTGSSIASCIAAITVILALFLWIRYILFTYVSQCLATDMLDIRKNYLQRDGCCFWVAESAGEVVGIVAAAPYLSPGGQNPVELKRLSVPKKHRCKGIAKALCMTVIDFAQKSDYKTIVLETSVFHVDSVRLYKRLGFRITKTYYPEDYFTKFMDFVEIVFQYELSKLR; encoded by the coding sequence ATGTCAGATTACAACATTCGCCTCTACAAGGACTCTGATTATGATACGGTGAGGGACATCTTTGCCCGTGGCATTACAGAACATTGGCCTATGGCTTTATATCATACGCTCAGTCTTCCCCGAGTTTGGCTCCTCATTCTTGTTGTGTTTCTCCTTGCTCTGGTGACCACAGGCTCTTCCATAGCCTCGTGTATAGCAGCCATCACCGTCATACTTGCCTTGTTTCTCTGGATCCGATATATATTATTTACCTACGTCAGTCAATGCCTGGCCACTGACATGCTAGACATCAGGAAAAATTATCTTCAGAGGGATGGTTGCTGTTTCTGGGTGGCCGAATCAGCAGGAGAAGTTGTGGGCATTGTGGCGGCCGCCCCATATCTGAGTCCTGGTGGACAGAACCCAGTGGAGCTCAAAAGGCTGTCAGTTCCCAAGAAACATAGGTGTAAAGGCATTGCCAAGGCATTGTGTATGACAGTCATAGACTTTGCACAAAAGTCCGACTATAAGACCATTGTCTTGGAAACTTCGGTGTTTCACGTGGATTCGGTGCGTCTGTACAAGCGGCTGGGCTTCAGGATAACCAAAACCTATTATCCAGAAGACTATTTTACCAAATTTATGGACTTTGTTGAGATTGTATTCCAGTATGAACTTTCCAAGCtgagataa